A single region of the Phaenicophaeus curvirostris isolate KB17595 chromosome 4, BPBGC_Pcur_1.0, whole genome shotgun sequence genome encodes:
- the STBD1 gene encoding starch-binding domain-containing protein 1, giving the protein MARDRGAPVLRAPPAPPPGPGPVGAAGVGLWPALLVGLLAALLAWLWYGRGDGEPAGERGAGPREAAGEPARAGIGRPRSDGAAAEPPEPRVEAGDAAGAPAGGDEPENEEEEEEEEEREALGEAPGAEDSDGADGDPRARRVAAVPPMPQNVQVTFRVHYLTGGGAQGLGVTGDHECLGRWRSYVPLRRDKDGFWAEAVALPADTRLEWKFILVENGKVARWEECGNRTLVTEHEDQTVHRWWGYH; this is encoded by the exons ATGGCCCGTGACCGCGGCGCCCCGGTGCTGCGGgctccccccgcgccgcccccgggGCCGGGTCCGGTGGGGGCGGCGGGGGTGGGTCTGTGGCCGGCGCTGCTGGTGGGGctgctggccgcgctgctgGCCTGGCTGTGGTACGGCCGCGGCGACGGGGAGCCCGCAG GGGAGCGCGGCGCCGGCCCTcgggaggcggcgggggagCCGGCGAGAGCGGGGATCGGCCGCCCACGGAGCGACGGGGCCGCCGCCGAGCCGCCCGAGCCGCGCGTCGAAGCCGGCGACGCGGCGGGAGCCCCGGCGGGAGGCGACGAGCCGGAgaacgaggaggaggaggaggaggaggaggagcgggaGGCGCTCGGCGAGGCCCCGGGCGCGGAGGACTCGGACGGCGCGGACGGGGACCCGCGCGCGCGGCGCGTGGCGGCCGTGCCCCCGATGCCGCAGAACGTGCAGGTGACGTTCCGCGTGCACTACCTGACGGGCGGCGGCGCGCAGGGCCTCGGCGTCACCGGCGACCACGAGTGCCTGGGCCGCTGGCGGAGCTACGTGCCGCTGCGCCGCGACAAGGACGGCTTCTGGGCCGAGGCCGTGGCGCTGCCCGCGGACACCAGGCTGGAGTGGAAGTTCATCCTGGTGGAGAACGGCAAGGTGGCGCGCTGGGAGGAGTGCGGGAACAGGACCCTGGTGACGGAGCACGAGGATCAGACGGTCCATCGGTGGTGGGGGTACCACTAG